Sequence from the Mixophyes fleayi isolate aMixFle1 chromosome 4, aMixFle1.hap1, whole genome shotgun sequence genome:
agcaaccaatcagattctagctgtaatgttctagaatgtactcaataaatgattgctagaatctgattggttgctatgggcaacatctccacttttattttttagaacCTTTGGTAAATCTCCCCCTAAATTTCAAAAACATCTTATGTTGTGCCACTTTCCTTGGTAAATCTCCCCCGCAATCTGCTAATTTAACATGTTCTGTTGCTTTAAAAGCAAGAGGTCTGGGGAAGTGCGTCCTAAAATGTAAATGACTGATGAGGTTGTGCAGTTAATATAGAATGTTCTGTTAAATGTGGTTTCAGTGTAGGAACCCTTAAATGATCCGTTCATCTTGCTGCtgtatttacaaataataagataCAGCACAGTTATAGCATAAGGGTTATGTTATAGCAGTGATAGATGCAAGAGAGTTATAGCCTTAGGGGTCATGTAATAGATCACGGATATGTAATGGACTGTTATACATTGAGGGGTTGTAATACATCAGTGGTTATGTAATCGATCAGTAATATGTACAGCATAGTTATAGGGTGAGGGGTAATATAGATCTGAGATAGGCAAAGAAAACTGATCTCATCAGTGATATTTCATTCCTCTCCCACATTGACTCACTAGtacaattcccttcttactggtcttctcgTACCCAGACTATCACCCCTTCAATTTATTTTGAATGCATTGGCTAGACTAATTTTTCTTCCAAATGTTCTGCTGCTCCACTCTACCAGTCCCTAAATTATTTGCCTGTATTACCAaagcaaatgtaaaatattactaCTAACATGCAAAGCCATTAACAAttctgcaccaacatacatctcttcccttgtctcaaaatatctgccAACTCCACATCCCCGCTCTGCCCAAGATCTGCGCCTCTCTTCTGTACCTGCTCCCaatcccagttacaggacttttttgggctgcacccactctgtggaattccctccctcttaCAACAAGGCTTCCCCTTGCCTCTAAGCCTTCAAGTACTTCCTGAAAACTTACCTCTTTAGATATACAAATTTTAAAGCCATATTCGTAACCTCCGTAGGCTATCCAACCCAATTACCACTCGTCTACACAGTTCACTATCCTTCCTTATTCAAACCCCAGGACCTCTTACTGGATCATATAGGCCCACTAAACATGCTTTCTGCCAATATATGTTTCTTATGCTGGAGCTATAAAtgaactttaataaataatatcacaTACAGTTGAGTTGCCTAATTGAGAGTAAGGTATCCACCTTCTTATATTGAAATGAGGTAAACTCAGATCTGCTATCCACAGCCCCTCCACCCACACCCTCTAAACATTGCACTTATGTTTACACTAAATTGTTGTTTCCAGTACCTGCACAATGTGACGTAGTTTCCTGCACCCCCAGTGATACACCTTCCAGGTGCTCATTATACTATAGCAGCATTGTTCTAGTATGCAgttttttgtaaattatttaagACAGGGCTGCAATAATTCATCAGAGGTTTTAGCATCATGTAAGTGACCCCCCGTCATAAACCTCATGTAAGTGGCCCCCCGTCATAAACCTCATGTAAGTGGCCCCCCGTCATAAACATCATGTAAGTGGCCCTCCGTCATAAACCTCATGTAAGTGGCCCTCCGTCATAAACCTCATGTAAGTGGCCCATCCGTCGTAAACATCATGTAAGTGGCCCATCCGTCGTAAACATCATGTAAGTTGCCCATCCGTCGTAAACATCATGTAAGTGGGCCTCCGTCGTAAACATCATGTAAGTGGCCCCCCCATCGTAAACATCATGTAAGTGGCCCATCCGTCGTAAACATCATGTAAGTGGCCCTCCGTGGTAAACATCATGTAAGTGGCCCCCCGTCATAAACATCATGTAAGGAGCTTGAGCTCGGTTTATGGTTAATACATGGTCCTGGATTACTGCCTGCATtcatttatagatatataattcTGGCATCAGGTACATTTTAGAGGTAGGACCTGGGTTAATGTTACGTCACCGTTAAGAATAAGACTATTTGGCTATGGTTAGTATAcagttacatttgtttttgttttttatttcgccCATTAGATGTCTATATCTCTTTGGTCAAGAAAGAGTagactcactttttttaattttatataagaATCACCCTGTTCTCCTACATGATCCAGTGGCTGAGAGAGAAGCTGCAAGACTTCATCACCAAAGACTCCATTACCAGGAAGTATGATGGCGAGTCTACAGGAAGGTAAATGGCCTTTTATAAAAACAGCCCTTGTGGGTGTCCATTCACTACGTCAGTGACCCAAATTCAGATTGTATCACAACAAGCTGGCTGTACAGTATAAGCAGCTGTAGAACTATGTGCAGGCCGGGAGTTGTGTTGAACTAAACGAGGACAGTTCCAGAATTCTCATACACAGTAATTGTGGGCGCTTGGCCCATCCCTGTAACCTGAAGTATGGCTGTTAGTGGCGAACTGATCATGGTGGGCTGTGACAAGCTGACATGTCAGAATAACTTTACTGCCTTCACTTATTTTGTGTAACATAAGTGAATAAAGCTTGTCTAAATAAAGTCTTAATATTTGAATTccaattatatttataatttaaacacatatatagcaatatagttctgtacatataaatacatatatttggcGCCGCTTTGCAGAGCGACACAAATGTCCGTGCATTGTAATAAAGTGTCCTCTGACCAGACGCGCTAACTCCCCGTCTTCTGGAGTGTGACCTCCGCGGTACGTTCTCTGCAGTCAGCACGTTCCTGACTGCAGAACATTATGGTGCAGAGTTTGGATAAAGAAGGGAAGCGTTGTCCCTGGCAGTGTTACGTAGTGCCATTGTTAATCTTCCCAGATACTGGTGCGTTTCTACCGGGCTTGTGTCACTGGAAGTAAATCCTTTTTGTACAGTGCATTCCTCTATCAGTCCTTTTCCCTGGGATAACCGCCTCTCACCGGAACTGTCGACTGTTGTTTCGTGGTCTAATCACCAGCCCGGGTAAGAACAGTCTTCTCGGGTGTTGAGAAGTTCCCTCCAGCGTTGCCTGTGTCCTGTGGGAAAGAGAGAGCGAGTTAAATACCAAACGAGACTTATTGTACTGCTCTGGGTCTCATCTGTACAAACGCCACGTTCTATGCTGATACGTTATTACTGTACCTGCAGTTGTAGTGCGGTTCTGCAGTGCGGCTGCTGCCCTTAACGTCCGCTGGTCCTGCTCCTTTATGCGCCAGCTTAGAGAGCATTTCCTTCACTTTATACCACTGTGATACCTCTGCCTGTAGGGAGCAAGAGAGTATTATAATAAACGTATTGTGACCATCACCTGcacactgtggaggcagccatattgtattGTGTTAGGGCATCGGGTGGCAGAATTACATGGAAGGCCCTTTTGTTGCATGTATATATActtcatcggggggggggggtagagggaGAGGTTTACTGGGGCAAGATTCAAGTCCTTTTGGGGAGTGAATAAAGCTATACACCCATGCTTTACTAAAAATAAACCCTCTCCCACCCTTTACCTCATTTAGAAAATCGTACTAAATTTACAGCGAGGAATTGATTGTAAATTGCTGATATCGCTCTTAACCATAGATCTCAGCTATGACACAACTTCGGCCATCTTGTTCTGTTCTGtattttcacaataaatataGCTGGTAACTTTATTTTGTAATATGTCTCCTTTGGTACTTTGATGTTTGTTTCTTATGCTACAGTTTGGAGAGGTATAATGCGGGTATGTGTGTTTGATGTAAGAATCGCAGTGGCGTATATGTTATGTGCAGGTCTGTCTTGCTGAGCTGAGATATTACTCACTTTACAGGTTTGGGTTGTTCTTCGTCTGTCGCCTCCCTTCAGGTTCGGAACACTCACATAATGAGGTTCCGTTTTGTCTGATTCTCTCAGGGTACTGTCTATAAAGGAAAACAAAACTCATTAGAATTTCAGTCAACCCACCCAGTGCAGCCTTTAAATAAACCCTGTCCCGCCTGAGGCCTGCAGAATGGGTGTTATGAAGTCATAGCAGCTGCACAGATGCCCCAGCATGTTAAGTACAGTTGCAGAGCACAAGTTGGTTCCCTCACCTGTGTGTCTGGCAATGGTGAGCAGCATTCCCGCTTGGGAAGACGATCTTTTCCTGTAGTGCTGTGCTTCCCAGGTCCTCTCATTGGGAAGGGGGTTGTCTGTCAGGTCATTGTCCAACTCCCTGCAGGTGCGAGAGCTGCCGCACACACAGGAATCTAAGATGACCACCTGTAGAAAGAGAACAGCACACAAATTAGCACTCGACTTCACCTTGCTAAATTACTGCAGCCTCTACATAGGCCAGTGGCGAGTTATTTTTATGCATATCATAATACAGTTATTGTATGGCCCAACAGACAGTGAATGACTGACAGCAGCAGATAACTATGGGACAACAGTATCTCTTATCACTCACTCGGTTGCGtagcctctcctctgcctctctcttTTCATGTTGAAGCCTCAGATTATTTTCCTGTAGCCCCGCAATTTGCTCTAGCATGTCGCACAGACTCTCCAGATACCGGAGACCATCCCCCGGGAGATGTAGAGGGTCCTGGTCCTAGTAATAACAAAGTAAGAGCAATTAGTGCAAGCAATGTCTCCCTGGAAATATCTACAGGTGCTGTTTgctggagtttgtatattctccctgtgttcacCTAGGTATCTTCAAGGTGCTCCAGTTTCACCAATGTCTCTTACCTTATTTTCTTCACTTTGACGAATTGGGCTCCTTGCTTGGTGGGCGAAGGTTTTCCCTCTACGTTGGTCTTTTAGTGATCCCGGATATTGCCTGCTATATCTTGCCGCCCGGTTCTGGATGGACTCTCTGCTAGTGCTCCGCTGCCGTCTGCTCCTGAGGACTGCCTGTTCCAGCTTGTGGGGCACACCCGATGTATCTTTTTCCCGCTGCTGGGGGAGAAAATATTCCAGCCTGTCTATATCCTTATGGGGATGCATTTTGAAACTCCCAGGATTCTTAGAAGCAGAATGTGCAAGTTTGTGTGTCTCCTCGGAGAGTGCAAAAGAATCTTGTTTGCTACAGATGGAGCTTTTCAGGCTCTCAGGATCCTCTGGGGCTGAGCTTTCTGGGCTTTCTGGACTCTCAGAATACTCGGGGGCGGAGCTTTCCAGACTCTCTGGCTCATCTGGGTTGTAGCTGCTCTCAGATCCAAATGGGGAAGGTGGTGGTAACTCCACACCTGAATCTTCTGACTCTGATTTCTCAAAGCGATTACGTACGACCGTGTAGTCTCGATTTCCTACACGGTTACCTGCCGATTGTGCATAATGAGGAACTGCTGGAGCACTGCAGCCTGAGGGTGGATCCATGATGCGACGATATACAGCCGTGCTTCCTAGCAACACACAGCCCTCTGTACGCTCTGCAAACAGAAAAGAACAACTGCGTGTGAGAAAACATTTCACAAATACAACATAGTGATATCAGTGACTATGCATGAACACTTGTTCGGTGCAGTTATCTGCAATGCAAACACCATGTTATGATGCCTAACATACAGCACTGTGCAACAATTTTATGCAATATGAATAAAACATCACCTCTCATACAGATGAAATACAAACAAGGTGAAATTCAACATTAATACTGAAAGGAAAATCAGCATGAAATGTACACGACATATATGTACAGTCTGTAGCTGTATGTTATATATCTTGCAATTCTGTGGTGCACAGTTCTCTTCTGTTACTGAGGTGACACCAGAAAGATTCTGCTACTGTCTTGTTACTGAAAACCGTGTGATACTTCTTTATTATAATTTGATATACAGGGGTTGATAATGAAGCTGGGATTGCTTTGAAAATTTGCGTTATGCTGTCGTGTTTAATGAATCGGGTTTAGGTGGTGTGGAACTGTGTTGATTTGTAATAATTTGGCAACGGGTAAGAGTGCAGCTCACCCAGTTTGACATTGATCATCTGCACTCCCCATGCACAAACTGGGTTGCAAAAGAGGgccacattgtataaacaaagtaGCAAAGATACTCTGCAGTCCACgaatacacaattaatgctgtactgactacaactacttttctatattaaaaaaagggactgttagttccacatattgcaatttgTGTTGCTATATGTCATAAATGGAGTGGACAATGAtgattatatatgtaaaaattccACGTTGTCCATGACTTAGTCTACAGGGATGTGCCAAGTgcccatatatatgtgtgtgtgtaatcaggTTATTTGTTAAGATGAAAGAATTCGGTGTATCATTCCCGCATTGATATGAACCTGCTTCTAGACACGTACACATGCTTTTATAGAAGTAGCAGATAGGAGACAGTCACGTACCTGACAGTGTGTGAGTGAGCTTTATGGACAGGTCTATCCAGGTGTTATACACAATCCTCCATCTACACCTGTGGCTGTGTTCAGCTGAGACTGAGCTGTGCTAGCCCAGTCCATGGTATACCTGCCCATCCTCACCTGCAGAGGCTCCTCCCACTCCCTTCACTGCCTTGTATGGCTGGTTATTTATAAGTCAGATTCCAGCCATAGCTGAGTCCATCCAGTGACTCTGCCGGGATATGGGAATGCAGCATAACTAGCGCTGCCACATTCCAGGTTCCATCTGATAGCAGCAGGTCAGAGATTCAATAAACACAATGGAGCACTTGCTGGGCTAAATATACACATGAATAATGCACACCTAGGACTGTATAGACATAACATCACATTGCATAATCTGTCTATATCACCTTCTCTCATGGTATATAATCAGCTGCCCATTGAAGGTACTCTCTCCATGGGTGGACTggagagtatgctgggacttgtagttccacaacagctactAGTGGGGTTTTTCATGTCCCCTGCACCCTGGTGCAAAGGGGTCTCATCCTCTCAGTAATAAAGCAAAATACACATGACCTCCAGCTACATAGTGTGATCCACACAACACCTCTATATGTAATAAGCGTTTTATAAAGTACAAATATTGAACAGTTGCTGTGCTTTCTGCCCACTTTATCACACACCCACACAAAGCTATGCCTGATGTACAAAGATGATGTTTGTGGAATTTATCAGATTACAAAGACACATTCCAGCTGCATGACCAATGTTACAGGATGTGACCGGGTCATATGTACAAATGGGGACAGTCACAGGCACAGCTATCTCTACAGGGGGACAGTcacatacacagctatctctacTGGGGGACAGTcacatacacagctatctctacTGGGGGACAGTCACATACACAGCTGTCTCTACTGGGGGACAGTcacatacacagctatctctacTGGGGGACAGTcacatacacagctatctctacTGGGGGACAGTCACATACACCGCTATCTCTACAGGGGGACAGTCccatacacagctatctctacAGGGGGACAGTCccatacacagctatctctacTGGGGGACATAAACGCGCACGGCTATCTCTACTGGGGGACATACATGCGCACGGCTATCTCTACTGGGGGGCAGACACTCGCTCAGCTATCTCTACTGGGGGACAGACACGCGACCGGCTATCTCTACTGGGGGACAGACACGCGCACAGCTATCTCTACTGGGGGACAGACACGCGACCGGCTATCTCTACTGGGGGACAGACACGCGCACAGCTATCTCTACTGGGGGACAGACACGCGCACAGCTATCTCTACTGGGGGACAGACACTCGCTCAGCTATCTCTACTGGGGGACAGACACGCGACCGGCTATCTCTACTGGGGGACAGACACGCGACCGGCTATCTCTACTGGGGGACAGACACGGGACCGGCTATCTCTACTGGGGGGCAGACACGCACACAGCTATCTCTACTGGGGGACATACACGCGCACGGCTATCTCTGCCCCCTCTACTGGGGGGCAGACACGCGCACAGCTATCTCTACTGGGGGACAGACACGCGCACAGCTATCTCTACTGGGGGACAGACACGCGACCGGCTATCTCTACTGGGGGACAGACACGCGACCGGCTATCTCTACTGGGGGACAGACACGCACACAGCTATCTCTACTGGGGGACATACACGCGCACGGCTATCTCTGCCCCCTCTACTGGGGGGCAGACACGCGCACGGCTATCTCTACTGGGTGACAGACACGCGCACAGCTATCTCTACTGGGGGACAGACACGCGCACAGCTATCTCTACTGGGGGACAGACACGCGACCGGCTATCTCTACTGGGGGGCAGACACGCACACAGCTATCTCTACTGGGGGACATACACGCGCACGGCTATCTCTGCCCCCTCTACTGGGGGGCAGACACGCGCACGGCTATCTCTACTGGGTGACAGACACGCGCACAGCTATCTCTACTGGGGGACAGACACGCACACAGCTATCTCTCCCGGGGGACATACACGCGCACAGCTATCTCTACTGGGGGACAGACACGCGCACAGCTATCTCTACTGGGGGACAGACACGCACACAGCTATCTCTCCCGGGGGACATACACGCGCACAGCTATCTCTACTGGGGGACAGACACGCGCACAGCTATCTCTACTGGGGGACAGACACGCGCACAGCTATCTCTACTGGGGGACATACACGCGCACGGCTATCTCTCCCGGGGGACAGACACGCGCACGGCTATCTCtactgggggacagtcaggttTATCCAGGTCTGTTTCTAAATATATTTCCCAGTTTATCACTGGCTTCACCTAACCACCCGAGCATCTTTCCCCACCCGTCTCCTCCACACAGCCATAGACCAAAGCCTCTCTCCATCCGTCTACAGCTAGACTAAGCGTTTGGCTGTCTCATACATTTGGTTTGCAAATTTGGTGTCTCTGGAGTATTAGAGCCAAAAAGCAGGAATCCCCTTCCCAGACATTAAACAAATGGCTGGCTCTACTATTCTacataataggttaattggctcccgACAAAGTTATCCCTGTGTGCTAGGGataatagattgcaagctccactggggcagggactgatataaatGGTTAAGTATTCTCTGCAAAACAAACACTTTGTACTATGTaggtgcatatatatgtgtgtgtgtatatgtgtatatatatatatgtatatatatatatatatatataaatgcacctacatattacaaagTGTTTGTTgactatatataacaaataaacaaCTGATCCTCTGCCAATACATTTATGTGCATATGATATTTTTTCCTTTCTCCACCCTGTGCATTTTGCACCAACCCGCAGATTGATTTCATGGGGTCTTTCTAAAGGTGGTAAAAATGGCGTGCACCTTGGTATGCGCTTGGCGGACTAGTAGCGACACACGTGCACAGAAGGAAGCATTGCAGGTGCGCTGATTTTATGGTTTGTAAATGACCTATGGTTTTAGATTGCAGCAAGATCATTGGGCTCTATGTATGTTAATGCTCCATTTATGGCTCAGAGCGCCCCCATAAGTAATGTTTCTGTATTACACATAATGCAGCTCTGCTTTAAAATGAGACAGAGATGACCTACCCTCCTCAGTGCAACATGTTTCATTTCATTACAATGCAGGTCCCCCCCTGCTTCGCCCTGACATAGAAAACTGGGGACTGGGCACTTTGCCcccattaataaatatgccccattgttgTAGAACAACAATTGATCACATCATGCACTAAAGATGGACACACTATACTACACCCCACAATTTGACAATATCATAACATATTTCTGTATGTATGAAATAATCTCCAATAAcacaatattacattattatccAATAACACAACATTCTCAGTAAGAACAGATACCGAGAATTACACTCGGCGTATACACAACAAAATTATCAGCACTGTGCAGTTGTCCATATTTACCAAATAACAACAGATACTGAGATTTGCATTGAGGGCAGGAAAAGTTGTATTATGCAGTTGGTCATATGTGCAGGATAAGAATAGATACTgggaattacatccagcataaaGAACAGGAAAAGTGGTGAATTACGTACAGCTATCTCTACCGGGGGACAGTCACACGCACAGCTAACTCTACGGGGGGACAGTCACAGGCACAGCTATCTCTACCGGGGGACAGTCACACGCACAGCTATCTCTACCGGGGGACAGTCACACGCACAGCTAACTCTACGGGGGGACAGTCACAGGCACAGCTATCTCTACCGGGGGACAGTCACACGCACAGCTAACTCTACGGGGGGACAGTCACACGCACAGCTAACTCTACAGGGGGACAGTCACAGGCACAGCTATCTCTACCGGGGGACAGTCACACAGACAGCTAACTCTACGGGGGGACAGTCACAGGCAGAGCTAACTCTACGGGGGGACAGTCACAGGCAGAGCTATCTCTACCGGGAGACAGTCACATGCACAGCTAACTCTACAGGGGGACAGTCACACACAGCTATCTCTACCAGGGGACAGTCACAGGCACAGCTAACTCTACGGGGCGACAGTCACACGCATAGCTAACTCTACGGGGGGACAGTCACAGGCACAGCTATCTCTACAGGGGGACAGTCACACGCACAGCTAACTCTACGGGGGGACAGTCACAGGCACAGCTATCTCTACCGGGGGACAGTCACAGGCACAGCTAACTCTACGGGGGGACAGTCACAGGCACAGCTATCTCTACGGGGGGACAGTCACAGGCACAGCTATCTCTACAGGGGGACAGTGACAGGCACAACTATCTCTACAGGGGGACtggcacacacacagctatctctaCAGGGGGGCAGACACATGCATGGCTAACTCTCCTGGTTGACTGGCACACACACAGTTATCTCTATGCAATATGGCATAGACATTAGTGATCGATCAGGTTCTTGAGATTTGGGGATTTTACAAAAGTCTGAGGCCGCGTGGCCAGAATCTGTGACACTAGACCCACATACAACATGAGCCTACTCACTTGTTATGGAATGTTTTACAATCAATTACTGGCAGCTCTTAGGTCCTCCCAGGTTTGTGGCTTTCATGCTTCTGAGCCAAAAATGACAGATCTGTTTAATCAACCTAtgtgatacacatatatatatatatatatatatatatatatatatatatatatatatatatatgttcaatatGAGCATGCAATCAAGTGTCATGTTAAGGCCACAAGTTTATGAAAATATTGATATGAAAATATTAATGCTCTTCATAAAATAGGTACTATGACATTGTTTTTAAActttagggttagatttactaaagcttctaaaacggaaaagtggaggtgttgcccatagcaaccgatcagattatAAGTTtcatttctagaatgtactagatcaaTAATGAATCTGTAATATTAATAATGACTGATACTTATCAGAAGCATGAAATATTTGATGTAGACAGATATGTAGCCTGTCTGATCTTTTGTTTATCCAGGtctgtttctaaaaatatttcCCAGTTTATCACTGGCTTCACCTAACCACCCAAGTATCTTTCCCCACCCGTCTCCTCCACACAGCCATAGACCAAAGCCTCTCTCCATCCGTCTACAGCTAGACTAAGCATTtgcctgtctcctacatttggtTTGCAAATTTGGTGTCTCTGGATTATGAGAGACAAAAAGCAGGAATCCCCTTCCTAGACATTAAACAAATGGCTGGCTCTACTATTCTacataataggttaattggctcccgACAAAGTTAGCCgtgtgtgctagggaatatagattgcaagctccactggggcagggactgatatgaatgattaagtATTCTCTGCAAAACAAACActttgtaatatgtaggtgcatatgtgtgtgtgtgtatatatatatatatatatatatatattagggtgtgactatatataacaaataaacaaCTGATCCTCTGCATTTACATTTGGTTATATATGAAAGGAACCTGAAACTCGATACTAATGAATTGTTGattcttaaaatgtatttttacatagtCACTCAGCCCTGGGGAAAGCGTAGAAAAACCACTTTCGCTGTATGCACATACCCTAACTTAGCTTGAATGTAGGGCACCATAGGGAATTATGCTCGTTCTTGGGCGGTTTCCTCAATACATTTATGTGCATATGATATTTTTTCCTTTCAGATTGCAGATTGATTTCATGGGGTGTTTCTAAAGGTGGTATAATTCGCGCGCACCTTGGAATGCGCTTGGACTAGTAGCGACACACGTGCACAGAAGGAAGCATTGCAGGTGCGCTGATTTTATGGTTTGTAAATGACCTATGGTTTTAGATTGCAGCAAGATCATTGGGCTCTATGTATGTTAATGCTCCATTTTTGGCTCAGAGCGCCACCATAAGTAATGTTTCTGTATTACACATAATGCAGCTCTGCTTTAAAATGCTTTAAAATGAGACAGAGATGACCTACGCTCCTCAGTGCAACATGTTTCATTTCATTACAATGCAGGTCCCCCCCTGCTTCGCCCTGACATAGAAAACTGGGGACTGGGCACTTTGCCCCaattcataaatatgccccattgttgTAGAACAATTGATCACATCATTCACTAAAGATGGACACACTATACTACACCCCCCAATTTGACAATATCATAACATATT
This genomic interval carries:
- the C4H8orf58 gene encoding uncharacterized protein C8orf58 homolog isoform X1, producing MLGRHRKLTFGTLWTEERTEGCVLLGSTAVYRRIMDPPSGCSAPAVPHYAQSAGNRVGNRDYTVVRNRFEKSESEDSGVELPPPSPFGSESSYNPDEPESLESSAPEYSESPESPESSAPEDPESLKSSICSKQDSFALSEETHKLAHSASKNPGSFKMHPHKDIDRLEYFLPQQREKDTSGVPHKLEQAVLRSRRQRSTSRESIQNRAARYSRQYPGSLKDQRRGKTFAHQARSPIRQSEENKDQDPLHLPGDGLRYLESLCDMLEQIAGLQENNLRLQHEKREAEERLRNRVVILDSCVCGSSRTCRELDNDLTDNPLPNERTWEAQHYRKRSSSQAGMLLTIARHTDSTLRESDKTEPHYVSVPNLKGGDRRRTTQTCKAEVSQWYKVKEMLSKLAHKGAGPADVKGSSRTAEPHYNCRTQATLEGTSQHPRRLFLPGLVIRPRNNSRQFR
- the C4H8orf58 gene encoding uncharacterized protein C8orf58 homolog isoform X2, coding for MDPPSGCSAPAVPHYAQSAGNRVGNRDYTVVRNRFEKSESEDSGVELPPPSPFGSESSYNPDEPESLESSAPEYSESPESPESSAPEDPESLKSSICSKQDSFALSEETHKLAHSASKNPGSFKMHPHKDIDRLEYFLPQQREKDTSGVPHKLEQAVLRSRRQRSTSRESIQNRAARYSRQYPGSLKDQRRGKTFAHQARSPIRQSEENKDQDPLHLPGDGLRYLESLCDMLEQIAGLQENNLRLQHEKREAEERLRNRVVILDSCVCGSSRTCRELDNDLTDNPLPNERTWEAQHYRKRSSSQAGMLLTIARHTDSTLRESDKTEPHYVSVPNLKGGDRRRTTQTCKAEVSQWYKVKEMLSKLAHKGAGPADVKGSSRTAEPHYNCRTQATLEGTSQHPRRLFLPGLVIRPRNNSRQFR